In Ovis canadensis isolate MfBH-ARS-UI-01 breed Bighorn chromosome 15, ARS-UI_OviCan_v2, whole genome shotgun sequence, the genomic stretch CCCTAACCCTGCCCACCAAGCTTGTGGCACTGGTGAGAAGCAGTGGAATGGGGTGGAGAGGGCTTTGCTGGTGCCATGCTGCAGCTCGAATGTCATGTGGGCACACCCCTTGTCCTCTCTGGCTTGCTGGACTTCCTAAAATGACAGGGCCCTTCAAGCTCTGACCTTCTGTCCAGCTCGACCATTGGGCCATCCAGTATCTGTGGATGACGCTCATGGTACCTCCTGATGGATGCCTGTGACCCCATGTGTGCTCATCCTACCACAGACACACGACTGCCTCGTTCTCCTGGGCTCAGTCCCTCTGCAGTGACTCCCCAAGCTTGGCCAGGCTTGTGGATCTCCGTCAAAGCAAGAGGGCGAGGCCAGCTGAACTGGGGCTCCGGTGCTCAGCCCGCAAAAGGGGTGCTGTGCCTGGGTTCTTCCAGACCCCAGCCTTTCCACACCTTGTTTTTGCCTTGGGGTCTGTCCTTGATCTTGAATTACATACAAGGGCCAGGAGAGGGTGCACAGCATCGAGTTTCATTCCACAAGCCTGTGTGTGGAGTCAGACTGGAGGGAAAGAGGCCACAGACTGAGATTCAAATAGCTCTGCCACTTATGAGCAAGTCACTCTGCTTttccaagtctcagtttcctcatggatCAAATGAGAGAATCATCTTTTTCATGGGGTTAAACCAGATGATGGGTATGAAATTGCTTTGTGAAAAACTGAGGTACTAGATGTTAGTTTTTACATACTGGTACAGAATGAACAAAGGTAAAAAGGTAATTCCTAGatctcctttcccctcctctgGTTCTGCCCCATCCCATCTGGAGGCAGTGGGGTTCAGGGGAGCCTACTGGGGTGCCAGCATTCTGCTCACTTTGGGGCAAGTTCCTTTTCTTGCTATTAAATAGgaccagtttcttcatttgtcaaATGGGTGAAATAACTTTGACCTTGTCTTTCCCTCAGGGTCAGTAAATTAAAGGCTGTGAAGTGCTCTGAAGTCTATGAAGCACCTGACAAACACATATGTTTCctattattataatcattattattattttggcattTTCTAAACATGTATGACATAATCTAAAACAACCTTCACCCACCCTTATACAACCAGAGAGTAGGAGGAGGTATttgcccaaaaaaagaaaaaaaaaaaggattaacaCTGGAAAactttctattgttttaaaacaaaaccttTTCAGCACCCCTGAGCAGACCATTTAGAACAGCGGGGCTTTTCCTTACTGGTCCTGCATTTCCCAGGTCGAGGATGCTGCTGGGCTGTGCACCCCTGGGAACAGCCAGATAGCCTCTGAGGtcctcctggcccaggggttTCCTGattatttcctcctttagggAGACATGGGAGGTAGGGGTAGGGATATATCCACATATGCATGAATTTAAAATGAAGAGAGTTATTTAGAAGTTCTAAATGTCATCAATGATCCCATTTTGTTCAGTAAAATGTTCCTGTgcacgccgccgccgccccccccccccccaccccggccaccAACCATCCCCGAAGGGGCTGCTAACCCCTCCAAGTGCCGGGTGCAGGGGGGCAGTGTTAGACAGCTGGGCTCCTGGCTGAGACCAATGGggcctcctgacccaggggtccctCTTCTCCCCAGAGAGTGCAtgtttcctcctctcctctcaggATGAGGGGCTACTGTCTTAACAGCATGGACTCCTTTTCAGCCAGTCCACCTGCTCCTCCAAGGGCTGGAGTCAGGTATAGGATGAGAGGTCCGGATGTCTTCACAGAATTTCCAAATGCTATTTCCTCATTTGCAATTTCTGTTCCCACCATCTGCCCCCATGTGACCTCGGCCAAGTCTTCAACCTCTGCCTTTGAAATCCATGGAGGAAAAGAgcagaaacaaaagcccagagacTGTTCCAGACCTCATCATGTGTGGGCACTGCTGGCTTCATTTTTACAAAGCCAAGCCAATCCATCCCTAGGTAAATTTTTGTGGGCAACATGCCCCAGGCAGGAAGGTTGCATTTAATGCTAATTTACTGCAACgtctagggaagtcccttcctcttctctgggcctcagcttccttatctgtcAAACAGGGGAATGGATGAGATGATTGCTAAGGTCCCTTCAGTTCCATGAGTCGATGAAATGTTTATTGCTattgcttttccttctctatcCTGACCTCCAGAGCCACCAGCACCCACCTGGAATGTGGTTCCTTCACTTTGGCCATGAATGGCACAAGGTAACCAAGAACTTAGCCTGTCTGCCAGCGCCATGGACAGACAGGTGAGCCCTGGCTCTGGGAAGGacaaagggaagggagagaaatgcCACAGGTTTCCACTCTACTCAGGAGCAAGCTCCTCACCAGAGTGGATCCATGAAGGCGCAGAGGCCAAGGTCTAGATTACACTGGGCACCTAGCCTCCCAGGCTTTGGGAGGCTGGGATCCCACCATCCTGCAGCTGCTTGGCAGGTCTGAGGTCAAAAATCACCTTCTGAGGAAGTGCCAGGTCAGTTAACATCACTGTGCAAATTAGAGGGTCCAGGCCCAGACAATTCGGCCAGAGACCTTACAAGCCAAAGCCAGCAGGCAAGGGCCTCCCGActctcttccctctgccttcccACAGTGCGccgccccccccaccctcccTCAAGTTCTCCCAAAGAAAAAATCTGGTTTTCCCAGGTTCTCATCTGGGGTATTATTAAGCTGCTATGAACGCTCCTACCTAATCAGGTGGTTTTGTTCTTGGTCTGTTGCGATGGTTCTCAGAAATATCAGAAGATATTTCATTTGTGTCAGGATACAGCAGTGTCTTAAACTAATCCTGCTTGAGAAAAATCGAAAAAGAAACCATCCCTCAGAGATGTGGCTTGCTCAACAGTTCTGAGTTCCTACCCTGGCCCCAAGGGTCACATCCACTATGCTCTTCAAAGGAAATCGCACCTGCAGCTGAACCACTGCAACAGACCCCACTCTGCCTGCCGCTAGACTAGGCTCCCAGGACTGAACGCTTGGGGCAGGAAAGGAGCAGAGAGGATGTGCCTGGTCACGTAGGAGAAGGGTGGAGCTGGGAGGGCAGCAGCTCAGGGGGAcggtggggagaggcaggagatTAGAAAAAGCAGCTTTtacaaaaaccaaaaataaaaaccaaaaccgTTAATGATGCATAAAGTGACCCTTGCACTTCCGTTGTCTCTTCTTGCAAATAGAGGTGGTGCTGCTAGGGAGCTGCTCCAGCACCTGTGTAAGACTTGAGTAGTTGCATACAATGTGTGACTCCGGGTCtaggggaggaaggggaaagcTGTTAGTGACAGCAGTATTCCTGAGGCCCTTCAGGGAGCTCCTGACCCCTTCCCCTCATGCTGAGAGCCCTAAATGGAGTCGTCTGTGCCTTCCCAGTGGAGCGGCCCATTTCCCATCCAGTGCCGAGAGCTCTGGAGGAGGTGGCAAGGGAGACAAGGAGGCATGGCAGTGATTTTTAGTGACATCCCTGGAGCTCTACAGGTCACTGGCACCGCCTCAGGATTTGCagaggaagggggagcctggtggtgagGGTGACCTAGGGCTTCTGCCTGGCCCCAGTTGGAGCCAACATCTGATTGAGATaaaagttcattggaaggataggCCCACAGTTAGAAGAAGTCTGAAGTAAAGAGCATAAAATTTAGTACTAGAGGATTGGAGTTCAAGTCCCAGGTTAGTTTTTACTAGTTAAGTGATACTAAACTAtatatttatctgtaaaatggagcaatGATCCTTACTTCACAGAGCTACTGGGCAGATCATGAGATAACGTATGTaaagtatctagaatatatagatAATGACAGCTATCATAAAGAGTGATACTGCTGAAGCTGGAGCAGGAAAGCGACTAGTAACTGTCACCTGCCCCTGCTGACACCTGTGCTGGGCCAAGCCAGGGGCTGTGGGACAGTTCTGCTAGCTGGTCACCCTCCCACCTCACACCCGGTCCCCACTCACTTGGATGGGTGCAGGCTTTACCAGTGCGGGGGCACATAGCTGTACGCAGGGGCCCCTTGGGCCCTGTATGTTGGCATGGAGACAGGGTGTGCCCCAATCGCGGTGTGCTGGGGTGCAGTCAGCAGGGTACCTGAGCATCCGGAAGGAGAAGAGCAAGCCTGATGAGGCCATCCCAGGTGCTGGGGTGAGGAGGAAGGGCCGTGATCTCTCACAGCTGCTCCCCTCCTGCTCATGAGCTGCCGCCCAGCCCTCCCCACCTTGCCAGGAGCCATCTCCCGAGGGGAAACCTTCCTGATGCTCCAGGACAGCCAGTCTTCAGCAGCCTCCCTTCACTCTTCTCTGTGTGCCACTCTCACTGCACATCACACTGAGAGGTGTCTGCTGCTTTATGTGGCGCTGGTCGTCCCACTAACCTAGCTGTTCCTAAGGGTAGGCCTCAGGACCCAAACAATAAGGCTGGCACCCAGCAGATCTCCATCAGCTTGCTGACCTGATCTGGGGAGTGAGAGGCCTCAATGCTTACATAAGGGGCAGAGGAAAATCCCAACTTCCACCTCCTGCCCACTCAAGCCCTTGTACTCTCTTTCCCCAGAAGATAACCTCGCTGATTCTCTGAAAGTTGGGTCTCTAAAGGTTATTCAGAGCTCTCTTGTCTTCTCATGCTCTTCTTTTAGTGCCATCTCATCCAAAGACTTCCCCAAACCTGCTCTTCCtctggtgaagtgaagtcgctcagtcgtgtccgactctttgtgaacccatggactgcagccccccaggctcctccgtccatgggattttccaggcaagagtactggagtgggttgccatttccttctccaggggatcttcctgaacccaggtctcctgcattgtaggcggatgctttaccctctaagccaccagggaagcccgcttttCCTCTGGTGTCTCTCCCTAACTCCATCCTCGGGGCTTCTGGAGTAAGCCAGAAATGGAGAAGGGGTTCTCCTGGACTCCTGTTTCTTCCAAGACACGCAATTAGTTACTGGACAGGTCCCGAAGCTCCTGCCTGCTAAAGAACACTGCCCTGTGCCctcctgtttggaactctgctgCTAGCAGAGTCCTAGCATCATCATCTGTCCTCTAAAGCACAGCTTTCCCCCCATATCCCCTCAACCCAGCTGTCTCCACTTTGCAGTCAGAGAGAATGATTAGACAAACCCTCTCTCTCCCATGCTTAAACCTCTCTGCTAGCTCCCTGTTACCTACGTATTCGAGACTCTCCACCACTTTATCTCTGACAACTGCTCCAGCCACCCTTCCAACTCCACGCTCTCATTTTCTAAGCGATTTATACCATGTCCATTCTGTGAATGTGCTTTACTCATGTTCTCTCCCCTGGACTGCCCTTCCCTCTTTCATCTCTCTGATTAGCCTCTGTTCACTTTTTAAGGCCTAGCTCACTACATCCTCCATAGTGAAATCTTCCACAGCCCTGTGGACAGAGTTAGAGGGTCCCTAGAACTCCCAGGCACAGGATTCTTCATGTTATGCTACAGTCGATCCCATGACTGTGTTTTCCACTCTGTCGTGAGTTCCTGGAGGAAGGGAATGGACATTGACATAGATGCTGCCCTTACCTGCTGACATTGCCATGGTGGTGCCGGCTACCATTCCCATGGCCACGCCGTTGGTCCTGGGAGCGGCGACAGGCGCCGGGTAGATAGCAGAGGGAATGCTGTTGGGCTGGACGACCGTGGTGTGGTGGATGACATGGGGCTGGGCAGCATACACCGGCTGTGTATAGTAAGCTCCCTGGGGGAAGAGGGGCTGAGGTCACACCGGCTCttggagaggtggggagagaagggaggggagccTGTCTCAAACCTTAAGCGACGGTGTCTGAGAATCTCTGGCCCAGGGCCACAAGGTCTGGGGCTCTGCTCGTGGAAGTGTGAATGCTGGTGTGAATGCTGCCATTTTACATACTAGAAAAATGTCCTAAATGCAGAGCGCTTCCCCAAATGTCTCTTactatatatttccttttaggCAAAAAGGTTGACGATGGAGACAATGGTCTGAGGTGACATCCCACTGCCTGGATCACATGACTGCGTTCTGCCGTCAGAGCCCACAGGTCTGCTGATCTCTGGGCAGAGTGGACAGAAGGCTTGGATCATCTTAATCCAGAGCTTCTCAAATGCTTCTACTACATAATAACAAGAGCTTCTGACTGTGGACTGAGGTGGAATGAGGGTGTGTATAGGCTGTAAGGTTACTGCTTCAGTGACACAAGAATGACAGCTGATCAGAGCCACAAACTCTCTtttcctccccctccaccccacccacccaggcTGGTGGCTCCTTTACCTGCAGAAGAGGTGGACCCAGGCTTCTACATGTACTTACCTGGGCATACAGATTCTGCTGGGGGTAGGCACTTCTGATTGGATACATGGCCGTCTGGTAGGGGTTGGGTGAAGGGGAGTAGGGGGGCGGAGCAGTATTACTCTGGGTCGGTGGGACTTTGTATGGTGTCCCCGCAGTATATCCTGTACCAAGGCAATAAGAGAGACTTCCAATTAGTTGGCAGAACAGCATCGCTGGGAGGCAGCAGGTCCCAGTCACGACTCCCCAGACAAGCATGGGCTGAATCCAGGCTGGAAACACAGATGAGAACAGACAGAGTACAGGGCTCCGCCCAGAGAGCCCTGGCCCCAGAGGCAGCTCCCTCAGTCCTGGTGCATAGGGCTACATGTGTGGCATCTTTTATTTCTCCATGTCTCAGGGCTCTGAGACACAGATAagaggatgggaccagatgacctCTTAAGGGGCCCTTGAAACTCGGACAGTCTAGGATTCTGAAACCTGTACCATGAGACAGGCAGGTACATGTGGACGGGAGACCCTCCATCTGCTTGCTCTGTACTGCActctctcttcttgcttttcaatCTCTTCACTCAGTACCCTGGGGCATCTGCTGCGGCTGCTTCTGTCTTGCTTTCTCCCttactctctcttttctccttatctctctctccctttatGAATTGCTCTCCACCATACTCCTCCTCTTCCTTGTCAAGTTTTAAGGTGGAATCCTCATACAAAACACCATTCAGAGATCCTCCTTCGGTGAGATGCTAAAAATCTTTGCTCTACATAGCTGGCTTTTCCTCCCCTCCTGGGGCTTGGAGGAGGGCCACCACTGCttgaaagactgaagtcaggataAAAAAGATTCACATCGGCCTGGAACCCAGGCCACGTCTGGTCAGCAGGGTGGACAGaagctggggaggggggctgAGAAGTCAGGCTCCGAGAAGTTCACAATCAGCCATTCACACAAACTATGCTGCCTTTGAATTTCTGGAAAAGAGAGTCAGATCCTAAGTTCATAGGAAAAACTTGAAACATAAATCACTCAGGAACAAGGCTATGTTCCTAGAGAATCACAACATGGAATGATTCTATGGAAACTGAGCGATCATCAGGTAGCCCCACTCTCTGAGTTGAAGGGACAGTGCCAGGGGACCTTGGCTTTGGATCTCCAATGGGGTGTTGCTGGAGATTCTTCCCTGTGGTCCTCCATCCTGACTTAGTCTGGCTGACACATCACGAAACCTCTCTTAGCTTCAGGTCTTTTGCCTACAAGACACTCAACAAGGACCCATTCAGTAACATGGAGCTGTTTTTGTATGAAGGAACTGGAGGCAGAGTAAAGAGGGTACTTTACTGGAAGAGAAAGGGTCCAGGCTTCAGTCCAGGCTTTCCTCCAATTTGCTGTAACTACTGCCAagtctctgggccttagtttcttattttgtaaaattagAAGGCTAAGAATGAAGATCTCTTCCTGAACTAAAATCCCATTGTTTTAAAGACACTGGGTCTCTTCTACCCTAACCCCCATTTAAAGCAGGCTGCCATACAGTCACAAATCTCTCTCAGGTCACACCACAGCTTGGGCATACCCTGATGAGGTACTCAGGAGGATGTGAAAGCTACTGTGTAGTTACCACACAAGGCACTACCAATAGGTGTCCTGTCCTCTTCCCTGGAATCATGCCATTTATCTTTCCACCTGTAGATTCATAGTTTGTTCTGTGAAAAACTGGAGAAGCTGATTTTGTGGTCAAACATGCTTGAGAAATAAGTAGCAATGAGGATGGAGTGGAGAAAAATACACTAATGAGAAGAGAGCATTGGTAAGAATTAGAAACTAACTGAAGTGGAGATGTGAGTCAGTTGAGGAAGAAGTCTACAGCAGATTCCTCCAAGATTCTAGACTGCACAGCTAATCATGAAATGTGGTCCCGGGAGAAGCAGATACTGTGGGGGAAGTCAAGGACCGTAGGTTTGCACATGTCTAGGAGCTGTTTGAGCTGTACTTCAACCAGAGACAGTTTACTTGTCTGTAGAACAAAGGGGATTCTCAAGATGGGCATGTCCCAAGAGCATGGACTATGATGCTAAGGGAGCCTAATTGCTATTCTGCCCCCTTCCCCCAAAGAAGAAGAaggtgggagagaaagggagagaagaggggaggagggaggggaggaggagaaatataaaataaaagagaaagaggttTTATTCCATGACAGTAACAAGTTTTAAAGTAATAGGATGAAATGTGAATCTCAAAGGACAGgcatatgcaggagactatttCCAGGTTTACCACAGGATCTTTTACTCATACTATTTACATTTGAAACATGCAAACCACAATTTGCGTGTGTGTGACTGCAGCTTGTTTTAGTAAATCCAGTTTTACTgtaacacagccatgcccattcatTTACATTCTGACTATGGCTGCTTTACTGGCTGAATGGTGGTTATGTCAGAGACCATAAGGCctgaaaagcctaaaatatttattatctgtccCTTTTACAGGAAAAGCCTGTTAACTCCtgacttaaagaaataaaacactataGGGAGTCCTGCCAGAATGGAGAGCACCGCTCTTCCATGCAGGAGGGCAGGACACCACTGAATCCTAAGAATCCCTATCTCTGAAAGCTATATAGCATAGGGTTATGGTGCTGAGCAGTCTGCAGTCAGACTGACTGCCTGGGTCTCCTACTTAACAGCTGTAGAATACAtcagtttcatcatctataaaatggggacgaTAATAATATCACTTACTTCATAGGGTTATAGTGATGAATACATTAATAAGTGCAAAGCCCTTAGAAGAAAGCCTGACACAATAAGAATAGTTCATATAGGTTACCTattattcctttctctctccctgtgtAGAGAACAGTAAGCTTCCTGTCCTGGGAAGTGTACCAGCAGAGACTGATCTGAAAGCTAAACCATGACTTTCATGGTGGGATCCAACTTGGAACACAGACTTCAggcttctaaaattttaaaatttaatggttTAAAATGCCATGATTTTAAGATTCTTTAAAGTTAACACGCCAGTGGTGCTAGACTCTCCTTTATGCTCCCAGACAATGTGTGCTCAAGTTCTATCCTCTGGGAAGCCTGCACTCACCTTCTGTGTCACAAGGACAACCACATCTCACAAAGTGTTGAGACTGTTCCTCTGAGGGAAATCAAGAGGCGCCCAGAGACTGCAGTAGAATTTGGTTTCTACATCTAAGAATAACCTTGTCTGAGAGTGTTTCCTTTCTTCATGTTATGAAATAGACACACATGAACTCAGAATACAAATCAGTTTAGCCAAAATACCCTTGGTGGCCAAAATGATAATGCTGGGGAAGAAGGCCTTGCCCGTTTGTCCAGAGAGGTCGAGAGGGGAGAGGCGAAACTGCAGAGCTAGAAGACTTCTTAGAGAGCACCAAGACCAGCACAGATGTTTCACAGAGAAGACAACGGGAGCAAGCGAGCGACTGCTCACGAGCACCCAGGACTCGGTGCTCCCTCCTCAAACTACAGTCCCAAGTCCTGGGCTCCATCAGTGAGTCACGTCAATTCTTCTCTTAAGGAATACATTCATTGGATTAGATAATATCAGAAGATCTTTCCAGTGCTGATACTCTAAGCTGCGAGTATTTCAGTGAGACTTTTATGAGAAAATCCTTGCAGAGGACATTCCGTAACTGACTGATGGTCCTGTCCACACCCTTGAGGATCACTGGAAATTCCCCTGGGCTACCTCAAGTATCACAGAATTCAGGGTTTACTACTTTATCCACCtaaattaaagaggaaaaaaagctgTTGGACTtcatacaaacaaaacaaaaccaagtcaAAACAAAGACTCATTGATTTTGCTCAAATGAACTTAGACTCAACTCATCACTTGAGGCCTGGGTCTCCTGAAAAGAGTTCTACCTAAGTCTGAAGGTTACAGAACTAGGACTTTGGAATGCTATCCGTTAAGGACATTAGAGACTTGAATTCAATCCTCTCCAATTCAGGTGAAGAATCTAGAGCCCAGGGGAGCTGCAACTTTTCCAAAACTGCGCAGCCAATCAGTGCAGAGCTCAGCCCAGAGATCAGGGCTTACCATGCCCTGGGCAGAGTTCCTTTTTGGATCATATGTCTGTCTCTGTAGTCCAATCTTGGGCATCTGGTATATTGGCCTTTGTGTCCCCATTTCATTAAAGGTAATATTGtgagagaaaaaaggaattcaGTCACTAGCAATCCCAGCCCTGTCTTTTGAAAAAGGCTTTGTTTATGGTACCCTATTCTTTCTCTCAGGTTCCTAACCATAATTTTAAAGTCCATCAAATAGGGTAATAAAGAGAGTGTGTATATTagcaaaataaaacctttttagcCCTCTCTTTAATTCTTCTGCACTGTCATAAATCTTTTTCAGCTGGAGAGCCCCTACCACTTTCAAATGCATTGATGCTCACATCAAGGATACCTTTTAGACTAATCGGTTTATTGACTATCAGATTTATATGTCTGGACAAAGCTCTATGTATGAGACTTGCCTTGACCCCCAAGTCTCCTtgttggcagctgaacaacagagtGCTGAGTAAGTAGGAGGGAGACCTAATTACAAACAGGCTTAGCAAGTGTTAGTGAAATTAAACTGAATTTTTCAAAGGGTCCCGAGTTTTCTCTGGTATTAGAAGCCACAAAATCTGTGTGCTGGGAGAAACTCTGGAGGGATATGGGAGGACCAGTCAATCCTACctctatttataaattataagaaaGGGGGTACGCCTTGGCCCTTGCTAGTGACTGTGAGAGCCTGTGAGAGGACAGTGGGCTATAGCTACTGGACAGTTCAGTGGAACTTCAGGAAGAGGTTAACATGGTGAAAGGCAAGGCCTTCTAATACAGATACTTCCCCGCTGTGGAAAGGACTGCCTCTGGAGGGAATGAATACTCCACACTTGGAGACGTGTGAACAAAGGCTAGTTGGCACCTGAAGAGAAGGCCCCTGACAGGGTGGAGGATATTGGGTATACAGCACCAAGATGACCTAGTCTAGTCTCATTTTACCTTTGGAAAAAATAAGGTCCAAAGCATGGGAATTATTCAAGGTTACACAGAACCAAGTCTATAATCCAAATCTTTTGGTCTTCCACTCCAGGTTTCTTTCTGCTACACTAGTAGGTGTGTCTGTATGCATGTACCTCCCTATGTGCAGATACAAGAGATGTATTATATGCCCGTGCACATATATCATATCATAGGTTATCTGGAAAAACTCCCTACTGCTATTGTCTCTCtcttaaaaaacagtaaaattaatCTCAAGAAAAAAGTCAGTAATAGAAGCTTATCCTGTGTGAAACCTTTCTCCAGTTGTGCTGCATTGGGCATATTacctttctgagcttcagctttcaaaatagaataaaaatccaCCCAAATATCATGTAGATTAAATGAGAGGGTGATCATGAAAGCATGTTCTTCAAAAGGTGAGAGTT encodes the following:
- the FAM168A gene encoding protein FAM168A isoform X2 — its product is MNPVYSPVQPGAPYGNPKNMAYTGYPTAYPAAAPAYNPSLYPTNSPSYAPATLLMKQAWPQNSSSCGTEGTFHLPVDTGTENRTYQASSAAFRYTAGTPYKVPPTQSNTAPPPYSPSPNPYQTAMYPIRSAYPQQNLYAQGAYYTQPVYAAQPHVIHHTTVVQPNSIPSAIYPAPVAAPRTNGVAMGMVAGTTMAMSAGTLLTAPQHTAIGAHPVSMPTYRAQGAPAYSYVPPHW
- the FAM168A gene encoding protein FAM168A isoform X1, producing MNPVYSPVQPGAPYGNPKNMAYTGYPTAYPAAAPAYNPSLYPTNSPSYAPEFQFLHSAYATLLMKQAWPQNSSSCGTEGTFHLPVDTGTENRTYQASSAAFRYTAGTPYKVPPTQSNTAPPPYSPSPNPYQTAMYPIRSAYPQQNLYAQGAYYTQPVYAAQPHVIHHTTVVQPNSIPSAIYPAPVAAPRTNGVAMGMVAGTTMAMSAGTLLTAPQHTAIGAHPVSMPTYRAQGAPAYSYVPPHW
- the FAM168A gene encoding protein FAM168A isoform X3, whose amino-acid sequence is MNPVYSPVQPGAPYGNPKNMAYTGYPTAYPAAAPAYNPSLYPTNSPSYAPGYTAGTPYKVPPTQSNTAPPPYSPSPNPYQTAMYPIRSAYPQQNLYAQGAYYTQPVYAAQPHVIHHTTVVQPNSIPSAIYPAPVAAPRTNGVAMGMVAGTTMAMSAGTLLTAPQHTAIGAHPVSMPTYRAQGAPAYSYVPPHW